In Achromobacter xylosoxidans A8, a single window of DNA contains:
- a CDS encoding M81 family metallopeptidase — translation MARTQATAPRLAVAGLIHETNTYAAEFAGQTPLRAFEQYGKDEILQAFDKSNHQVGGFIEGARQTGAELVYTFVGQATPSGTIEAQAYAEMKRRILDGIHAVLPVDGVLLALHGAGVADGIEDIEGDLCLAVRRLVGADVPIAAVYDLHGNMTEAMRQACDLTLPCKLYPHTDFHDRAVEAVGLLLDIIGGRLKPVTVMRRLPMLPYIVTTQEGFIPAEVNAVCARLAALPGVIDCSWFHGFPLADIAAPCPAVVCTTAGDQELAERCADEVAQWIWEHREAFRPSFPSPEQGVAMALAAGRGPVVVNEYADNPGGGTPGDGTYLLRAILDAKPTPGTCCFASINDASVVEQARQAGVGATISVSLGAKQGRFQGQPLRVHAYVKAITDGRFVNRAGSMFEGVKFDLGAMCRLVIQGVDVIVASRAEQIYDEEPFFLHGVDVTAYKLIAIKGANHFRAGYRRLATQIISVDSVGLSTADITSFPRERLAGEYWPLADIAGYAPYSSA, via the coding sequence ATGGCACGCACTCAAGCCACTGCGCCGCGACTCGCCGTCGCCGGCCTGATCCATGAAACCAACACCTATGCCGCCGAGTTCGCCGGCCAGACGCCATTGCGCGCGTTTGAGCAATACGGCAAGGACGAGATACTGCAAGCCTTCGACAAATCGAATCACCAGGTCGGCGGCTTCATCGAAGGCGCCAGGCAGACCGGCGCCGAGCTGGTCTACACCTTCGTCGGCCAGGCCACGCCCTCGGGCACGATCGAGGCCCAGGCCTATGCCGAGATGAAACGCAGGATCCTGGACGGCATCCACGCCGTCTTGCCGGTGGACGGCGTGCTGCTGGCGCTGCACGGCGCCGGCGTTGCCGACGGCATCGAGGATATCGAGGGCGACCTGTGCCTGGCGGTCCGCCGACTGGTCGGCGCCGATGTGCCCATCGCCGCCGTCTACGACCTGCATGGCAACATGACCGAGGCCATGCGGCAGGCGTGCGACCTGACCTTGCCCTGCAAACTGTATCCGCATACCGACTTTCACGACCGGGCGGTCGAAGCGGTGGGGCTGCTGCTCGATATCATCGGCGGCCGGCTGAAGCCGGTAACCGTCATGCGCCGCCTGCCCATGCTGCCCTACATCGTCACGACGCAGGAAGGCTTTATTCCGGCCGAGGTCAACGCCGTCTGCGCCAGGCTGGCCGCGCTACCGGGCGTCATCGACTGTTCGTGGTTCCACGGCTTTCCCCTTGCGGATATCGCCGCGCCGTGCCCGGCCGTGGTCTGCACCACGGCGGGCGACCAGGAACTGGCCGAGCGCTGCGCGGACGAAGTCGCGCAATGGATCTGGGAGCACCGGGAGGCGTTCCGGCCATCGTTTCCAAGCCCGGAGCAGGGCGTCGCCATGGCGCTGGCCGCCGGACGCGGTCCCGTCGTCGTCAACGAGTATGCGGACAACCCAGGCGGCGGCACGCCTGGCGACGGCACCTATCTGTTGCGCGCCATCCTGGACGCCAAACCCACGCCCGGCACCTGCTGCTTCGCGTCCATCAACGATGCGTCCGTGGTCGAGCAAGCCCGCCAGGCCGGCGTCGGCGCGACCATCAGCGTGTCATTGGGCGCCAAGCAGGGCCGCTTCCAAGGACAGCCGCTGCGCGTGCATGCCTATGTAAAGGCTATCACCGACGGCCGCTTCGTCAATCGCGCGGGCTCGATGTTCGAAGGCGTGAAGTTTGACCTGGGCGCCATGTGCCGCCTGGTCATCCAGGGCGTGGACGTGATCGTCGCCTCGCGTGCCGAACAGATCTACGACGAAGAGCCATTCTTTTTGCATGGTGTCGACGTGACTGCGTACAAGCTGATCGCCATCAAGGGCGCCAACCATTTCCGCGCGGGCTATCGCCGGCTTGCGACGCAGATCATTTCTGTGGATAGCGTGGGCCTGAGCACTGCCGACATCACCTCGTTTCCGCGGGAGCGGTTGGCAGGCGAATACTGGCCGCTGGCGGACATTGCCGGCTACGCGCCGTATTCCAGCGCGTAG
- a CDS encoding MFS transporter gives MSGSATIHAGRAARPDQQAFEDATYRKVALRFIPFLMLCYVVAYLDRINIGIAKLNMLADLQFSEAAYGLGAGLFFIGYMLFEVPSNLIMHRVGARLWIARIMISWGILSGIMAFVTAPWQFYTVRFLLGVAEAGFYPGVILYLTYWFPNRRRAKMTAIFQAGIPVAGLIGNPLSGWIMERFHLVGGHPGWQWLFVLEALPTIPLAIGVLLILTNRVQDAAWLTPEQRKLIEHDIAADNAGREHMPLLQALRDARIWKIVAMTFPAMMALYTLGFYLPTLIKDAGAEGGLRIGLLSAIPYLVAMVAMILVGRSSDLRRERRWHLVFILVLGAAGLVASVSAGTNLTLAVISLSVAAAGIISFSPIMWTLPTAFLGGATAAASIGIINSLANLGGFVSPYLIGWIRDIYHSTAPAIYIIAGSLLVSALIALSFDPKKVNR, from the coding sequence GTGAGCGGAAGTGCAACCATCCACGCCGGCCGCGCCGCGCGCCCGGACCAGCAAGCCTTTGAAGACGCGACCTACAGAAAGGTCGCGCTGCGGTTCATACCCTTTCTGATGCTCTGCTACGTGGTCGCGTACCTGGACCGCATCAACATCGGCATCGCCAAGCTGAACATGCTGGCCGATCTGCAGTTCAGCGAGGCCGCCTATGGCCTGGGCGCGGGATTGTTCTTCATAGGCTACATGTTGTTCGAAGTGCCCAGCAACCTGATCATGCACCGCGTGGGCGCGCGCCTCTGGATCGCGCGGATCATGATTTCCTGGGGCATCCTGTCCGGCATCATGGCCTTCGTCACCGCGCCCTGGCAGTTCTATACGGTGCGCTTTCTGCTGGGCGTGGCCGAAGCCGGTTTCTACCCCGGCGTGATCCTCTACCTGACCTACTGGTTTCCCAATCGCCGCCGCGCCAAGATGACGGCCATTTTCCAGGCCGGCATTCCGGTGGCCGGCCTCATCGGCAACCCGCTGTCGGGCTGGATCATGGAGCGATTCCATCTGGTCGGCGGGCACCCCGGCTGGCAATGGCTGTTCGTGCTGGAAGCCTTGCCCACCATTCCGCTGGCCATCGGGGTGCTGCTGATCCTGACCAACCGCGTCCAGGATGCCGCGTGGCTCACGCCGGAACAGCGCAAGCTGATCGAACACGACATCGCCGCCGACAACGCGGGCCGCGAGCACATGCCGCTGTTGCAGGCGCTGCGCGACGCGCGCATCTGGAAAATCGTTGCCATGACCTTTCCGGCAATGATGGCGCTATACACCCTGGGCTTCTATCTGCCCACCTTGATCAAGGACGCCGGCGCCGAAGGCGGCCTGCGCATCGGCCTGCTGAGCGCGATTCCCTATCTGGTCGCCATGGTGGCCATGATCCTGGTCGGGCGCAGCTCGGACCTGCGCCGCGAACGCCGCTGGCACCTGGTCTTCATCCTGGTCCTGGGCGCGGCGGGACTGGTCGCCAGCGTATCCGCGGGCACCAACTTGACGCTGGCCGTCATCTCGCTTTCTGTGGCCGCCGCCGGGATCATCAGCTTCTCGCCGATCATGTGGACGCTGCCCACCGCCTTCCTGGGCGGCGCCACCGCGGCCGCCTCGATCGGCATCATCAACAGCCTGGCCAATCTGGGCGGTTTCGTCAGTCCCTACCTGATAGGCTGGATCCGCGATATCTATCACAGCACCGCGCCCGCCATCTACATCATCGCCGGCTCGCTCCTGGTCAGCGCCCTGATCGCGCTGAGCTTCGACCCCAAGAAAGTCAATCGCTGA